Proteins co-encoded in one Daphnia carinata strain CSIRO-1 chromosome 3, CSIRO_AGI_Dcar_HiC_V3, whole genome shotgun sequence genomic window:
- the LOC130685281 gene encoding uncharacterized protein LOC130685281, giving the protein MKIVTEFFACTIFLTVLTVSCQAKERNAQAYMFGNSSVTGVVNFTESASTGGVRVFGRITGLTPGKHGFHVHQYGDIFTKGCDSAGPHFNPTNALHGAPEDSPHHRHAGDLGNVIANDDGIANIDILDNVLKLRGPDSIVGRSIVVHAYEDDLGRQDTEESKTTGSSGPRLACGIIAIVP; this is encoded by the coding sequence atgaaaatagttACGGAGTTTTTTGCTTGTACAATTTTCTTGACAGTGTTGACTGTATCCTGCCAGGCAAAAGAACGTAACGCCCAAGCATACATGTTCGGAAATTCGTCTGTTACAGGTGTTGTCAATTTCACCGAATCGGCGTCTACAGGTGGCGTAAGGGTTTTCGGTCGAATCACAGGATTGACGCCAGGCAAACACGGTTTTCACGTCCATCAGTATGGAGACATCTTCACCAAGGGATGTGACTCTGCAGGGCCTCATTTCAATCCTACCAATGCACTTCATGGTGCACCGGAGGACAGCCCCCATCATCGGCATGCTGGCGATTTGGGCAACGTAATCGCCAACGATGATGGTATTGCAAACATTGACATATTAGACAATGTTTTGAAGCTTCGCGGCCCTGATTCCATTGTGGGACGATCCATCGTCGTCCATGCCTATGAGGATGATCTCGGCCGCCAAGACACTGAAGAAAGCAAAACGACAGGCAGTTCTGGACCCCGTCTTGCTTGTGGCATCATCGCCATTGTTCCCTGA
- the LOC130685241 gene encoding stress-70 protein, mitochondrial-like yields the protein MLQAARLCTRPLKDCTVLASDVFQRRGITHFCQKNNSRSLWELQRRFKSDGVKGPVIGIDLGTTNSCVAIMEGKTPKVIENAEGSRTTPSVIAFTKDGERLAGMPAKRQAVTNAQNTLYATKRLIGRKFEDPEVKKDMKTVSYKIVRASNGDAWVEAQGKLYSPSQIGAFVLTKMKETAEAYLGTPVKNAVVTVPAYFNDSQRQATKDAGQISGLNVLRVINEPTAAALAYGMDKSEDKIIAVYDLGGGTFDISILEIQKGVFEVKSTNGDTFLGGEDFDNALVNFLVSEFKRDQGLDITKDPMAMQRVKEAAEKAKIELSSSSQTDINLPYLTMDASGPKHMNLKMSRSKLESLVGDLIKRTVGPCQKALKDAEVSKNEIGDVLLVGGMSRMPKVQETVKDIFGRVPSKAVNPDEAVAVGAAIQGGVLAGGVTDILLLDVTPLSLGIETLGGVFTKLIQRNTTIPTKKSQVFSTAADGQTQVEIKVHQGEREMAADNKILGQFSLIGIPPAPRGVPQIEVTFDIDANGIVHVSARDKGTGKEQQIVIQSSGGLSKDEIENMVRNAEQFAKEDQIKRDRVEAVNHAEGIVHDTESKMEEFKEQLPAEECSKLREQISAVRDMLVNKDSKTPEEIKKTTNDLQQASLKLFEMAYKKMAADRESSGGSSNSGDSTGSSDKKEEKQ from the exons ATGCTACAAGCCGCAAGATTGTGTACCCGTCCTCTTAAGGATTGTACAGTTCTCGCATCCGATGTATTTCAAAGGCGTGGAATTACACATTTTTGTCAAAAG AACAATTCACGTTCCCTGTGGGAGTTGCAGAGAAGGTTTAAATCAGATGGAGTTAAAGGCCCTGTAATTGGAATAGATTTGGGAACAACAAATTCTTGTGTTGCAATAATGGAAGGCAAGACTCCTAAAGTGATTGAAAATGCTGAAGGCTCAAGAACCACACCATCTGTCATTGCTTTCACAAAAG ATGGTGAACGCCTAGCTGGAATGCCTGCAAAGAGACAAGCTGTTACCAATGCTCAAAACACTCTATATGCCACTAAACGTCTGATTGGTCGTAAATTTGAAGATCCTGAAGTGAAGAAAGACAT GAAAACTGTTTCGTACAAAATTGTCCGTGCTTCCAACGGCGACGCGTGGGTAGAGGCTCAAGGAAAACTATACTCCCCTTCCCAAATCGGAGCCTTCGTCCTTACAAAGATGAAAGAAACCGCAGAAGCTTACTTAGGTACACCCGTCAAGAATGCAGTCGTTACCGTTCCAGCCTATTTCAATGATTCCCAACGACAG GCAACAAAAGATGCTGGGCAAATCTCTGGCCTCAACGTTTTGCGTGTCATCAACGAGCCAACTGCTGCTGCTTTAGCTTATGGCATGGACAAGTCAGAAGATAAAATCATTGCCGTGTATGACTTGGGTGGAGGAACTTTCGATATTTCCATTTTGGAAATTCAGAAAGGTGTGTTTGAAGTAAAGTCAACAAATGGAGACACTTTCTTGGGTGGAGAAGACTTCGACAATGCACTTGTGAATTTCCTTGTTAGCGAGTTCAAGCGTGATCAGGGACTCGATATCACCAAAGATCCCATGGCAATGCAACGAGTAAAAGAGGCAGCCGAAAAAGCCAAAATTGAGTTGTCATCGTCCTCGCAAACCGATATCAATTTGCCGTACCTAACTATGGACGCATCCGGACCTAAGCATATGAACCTGAAGATGTCGCGTTCCAAACTGGAGAGCTTGGTTGGGGACTTGATCAAACGTACCGTCGGCCCATGTCAGAAAGCGTTGAAAGACGCTGAAGTCAGCAAAAACGAAATTGGTGATGTTCTTCTTGTCGGAGGCATGTCTCGTATGCCAAAAGTTCAAGAAACCGTCAAAG ATATCTTCGGCCGTGTTCCGAGCAAAGCAGTCAACCCAGACGAAGCCGTCGCTGTTGGCGCAGCAATCCAAGGCGGAGTACTTGCTGGTGGCGTTACCGACATCCTTCTCCTTGACGTTACCCCATTGAGTTTAGGCATTGAGACGTTGGGAGGAGTTTTCACGAAACTTATTCAACGTAACACGACCATTCCCACAAAAAAATCTCAAGTTTTTAGCACAGCTGCCGACGGACAGACTCAAGTGGAAATCAAGGTTCATCAAGGTGAACGTGAGATGGCAGCGGACAACAAGATTCTCGGACAGTTTTCTCTCATTGGAATCCCTCCCGCTCCTCGTGGTGTCCCTCAAATCGAAGTCACATTCGATATTGACGCGAACGGTATCGTCCACGTTTCAGCGCGTGACAAAGGTACCGGCAAAGAGCAGCAAATTGTTATTCAATCAAGCGGCGGTTTGTCGAAAGATGAAATCGAAAATATGGTACGCAACGCCGAACAATTCGCCAAGGAAGATCAGATCAAACGCGATCGCGTCGAAGCTGTGAATCATGCCGAAGGTATCGTTCACGACACAGAGTCCAAGATGGAAGAATTTAAAGAACAACTCCCGGCAGAAGAATGCTCGAAGCTCCGCGAGCAAATTTCGGCAGTTAGAGATATGTTGGTAAACAAAGATTCAAAAACACCTGAAGAGATCAAGAAGACGACAAATGACCTCCAACAAGCATCTTTAAAACTTTTCGAGATGGCATACAAGAAAATGGCTGCAGATCGCGAAAGCAGCGGTGGAAGTAGCAACAGTGGTGACAGCACAGGGAGTAGcgacaagaaagaagaaaaacaatag